The nucleotide window ATCGTGACTCAGCTTCTCACCTCGGTCTTCTTCTCACACTCTACTATTAACAGtagagaatattttaaaatattaaaaagtttaatatttttaattttaaaaatatttaaaaaatatttttatattttaatattttagaacacCTCGTTTCGCTCGGGTGAGCACCTTAGGTGTTTTGAGACCTTCATGCCTTTTGAcatctagtgctttttaaatcactaattaCAAATTTAAGTTTATGCTTGGTATCCGACATATCGAtcgattataaatatttaaagaatagAGAGATAGTTTTCCCACAACCCAATATGTTTTAATTCCTAAAAGGCCAGTTATTCCGCTGAACCAATTTTACAAATCAATCCAATCATCAATCAGCTTACAGCCATGATAAACTCAAATCATTGTCATTTTTCCACCACAACAACACACTAGCCAAGTAATATAACCATCTACTTACCTTCAGAGCAATATTCTCCTACATCCACACTACATATGAAGCATTCGAGCAATATAGAGTCATGTCAAAGGAAGTTGAGTCTTGTTGACTCAAATTATTAGAGGGCAAACAACTTCTGTAAAATAAACATTCAATCCTGCTGATTGGTATTGGTCACAAAATAATGCACCTTATATTACAAGGAAAGCATCATGTTAATGAAAACAATCTTACTGTTTAGAATTCCTTCTTGTTTCAGAAGATGCTATCAAAAGGGGTAAAAAACCATCATCTACTAGTAAAAGCAAAACAAGAATACATCTTCAGTACAATTCACAACAAAAGAAGTGAATATCTAACTAGAAGCCAAATGAATCTTTCGTCGACAATCATTCAAGATCATATTGTAATGCATTCCTCACAGATAAAGCAGTAGATAATTGCTGGAATTTATGTGAGACCATGCTACAAAACAAAATTGCAATGTCCATTTCAGATAGTCAGATACAAGAATTCCCATTTCATGGCATCAGGAAGTGCTAAACCCGCATAAACAGGATAAGTGCATGACATGCCATTTGGCATGTTCCTTTGTCGACCAGCACAAATGAAAAATCAAACTACATGACATGCCATTTGGCATGTTCGTGTTTTGACCAGCACAAACGAAAAACCAAACTAGAGATACATCAGCAGTCAGCAGCTTTGGTACATGCCAATGTGCTACTTTTCGATATCTTTCTAGCACAGGACATTTCAGCCAGTGCCAACATGTGCTGATAGGCACAGTATTCCCTAGTAAGTATAAGCAAAAGATGTCACAAAATTTAAGGGTCTAAAGACTCTGAACTATGTGGCAACCTACAACAAAGAAAAATGAGCATACATCTCAATTCTTTGCCATCTCAATTCAATAAAATTTATTACAACATTGCAGCAAAATGTAATGTTTTTACTTTTTACACTATGCATTTATGTTAGCTTTATAATGTATCTCTTGCATATATACACAGAATTGCTAGAACCTGTATGACAATATGTTACCATGGCTTAATTTTCCAGCTCATTTATGACCTAGTAGAAAAAGAAATGTCATATGGTCTAATGTGTCTGAGCTATCCAAGTGTATATTAAACATTATCCTACTAATAACCTGACATAATCCAATTCTAACCAGAAGTGACCAACTCTCAATAAATCATGTTAGAAAAATTATCCATACACACGCAAATATATTCAAGATGCTTGGAACTTTTTTTTAAAGGCCAAAAAATTCACAATTGTGGAGCAGTAGCACGTCAGACACCTACCCAAGCAAATAGATTGATAAATCTGCTCAACTGCACAAACTCAAACACACCTTCAAAGAAGTTGTGGAAACATAAACAAGCACAATCGACAACATTCTCAGATGAGCCTGCATAAGCAACATGTACAGAGAAAATGAGAATAGGAACACAAGCAAAAGCTCACGGGGTAACGAAATGCACCATCCTTAAAACCAAACCTCAAAAGTCATATCCTTCAAAAGTTCAAAACAAACCTCGATGCTCACGTCAAGCGATCTGTGGCACAAATGCAGAAACCCTAGACTTTTTGTACACATAATTCATGACACCTTAACCTTCACCCACAACTTTCCAGAGAAAGTCCGAACACCTTGGAAGTACATAAATACATGTATCTATCACTTAGGCATAAATAATGTTCACACAATGCCCACAGCTTGCAAACAAATGGTTGGTTTCACCCACAAGCACCTTTTTAGCCATAACAAACCTAAAGAGAGAAACTATACAGGCTTGCAAGAAGTGGATCGTTTTTGTTTTATTGCATCCACTCTATTGAACCAACCTGCTCCTAAGTGACCATCTTAATTGCAAAAGAGACCACCAGACAAGCTAATATACCTGTCTTAGAGCAGACAATATTAAGATGTCATCCCAAGATGTCACTTCGAAATAGATAACAGTATAAATGACCAAATCAGTTCCAGCTAAAAAGAATCAAACCTAatctccaaaagaaaaaaaaggatattttttcCTCACATGAAGTCATTACTTGTCCAAGCAGCAGAACAAATAATTCTATTTCCAGATCATGTGATTCACCTTGAGGCAAACATGCCCCTAAATGACATAATCAAGTTAAGCACATGATTGTCCTCAAGATCAACATGACCCTACACGAAATGTTCCCTATCTAAAACAGAATACTGTTAATGGACAATTAAGTTAGAACTATAGGGTTATTAGACCAAATTATGATTGCAAAAGATGGCTTAACTGGGCAAAACAAATAACAATTAGTATTAGTTTGAACAAGATCTATACAAGAAACTCCAGTCCTTGCAGATGTTCCAATAGGACTTGAAAgagaataacaaaaaacacatACGAATGTGCTATGCACTAAGTTGCATAAAGTTTGTATCAGCAATCTAGTACTGAGAGCTTAAAACTTCTAAATAGACAAGGAAgacaaatttcataattaatctaTAAAAACTACCATCCTAACTTCTTCTGACATACTCTGCAAAGTTTGCAGATTAATGTGATAAACAGTATCCAGTACTGACAAGGATAATTTGACAAATATGCTCAGAGATCAAAGAAGAATCAAACAAGAATACCATAAATATAAAAGAACCATACTTCCAGAATTAGTGGGTCCCCGACGCAGGATAACCATGGTCATCAGAACTCCTCTCTGAAGTTCTCACCGGCAAATTGCCGTCTACTTCTCCAGCCACAGCCCCCGTGGTCAAACCACCACCTGGATTCACTGCATTGGATCGAGGCGTCCTATGACGCTCGTAATCTGGGTCGTCAGTTGGCAATTCATATCGACAAACAGGGCACGAGTTGTGGAGCCCGAGCCATGGGAGGATGCACTCCTTGTGGTAGACGTGGTTGCACGGCATCTGCTTTGCAACTGCGTCCATCTCAAACAGGTCCATGCAAACCGAACACTGGGCCTCGTCCGATGCCAATAAGCCCTCCGTGATCTTGACGTCGGGAAGGGACTCTACGGCAGCCTTCGACGCCGGAGGCGTGCCGTACTGGTTGGGATCATTCTCGGACAGCCGCTGGATCAGCTGGTCGAGTCCCGGCCCGACGAAGTAGTCGCCGATGTTCCCCATGAAGTGGCGTCCCCTGCCGCCAGATCCGGCAGCGCCGCCGAAGGAGACGGCCTGGACGAGATCTCGGAGGGAGGGGGCAGAAAAGGAGCTCAGAGGGTCGGCACTGGCGTCGACCGACGGGTTCTCGACGTTGaccgcggcagcggcagcggcggcggccaaGTCGACGAAGGCGGACAAGAGAGAAGGGAATGCGGGTAATGCATCCACATCGTCGAAGGAGGATCGGAAGTAACGACCGGGGTGGGGGGCAGGGTTAGGGTTCCGGTCGGGGAGGTCGAACTCCTCGACGAAATCGCCGTGGCAATGGGCGCAGGCGAGCCTGGTGCCAGCGGCGGTGAAGGTCCGATTGCATTGGTGGCATAAGTAGCGCTTCTCTGCGGTGAcgggggcggcggcggaggaggaaccGGTGGCCCCAGCGGAGGACATCTCTTCGCAGCGACGAGAGAGAGATTTCGAAGCTTTGTGGGCCAAGAAATAAGAGTTTATCGAAAATAATCTTGAAACCTGACAATAATACCCACTTCCTACCTGAATTAGTATTGATCAAGACAAAGAATAGACACCCTGCTCATCCAGATGGGTCCCGCTTTATCATCAGTTGACGTAAGCATCCCCTTGTTGAACTGTGCAAGCAGCGGGGACGAACGTACACGTGTAGGATTCGCTGTTCCAATATATTGCTTACAGATCAACTTAAATTGGATTTAGATATTAACCACTTGGAGACGAATTGTTTAGGATCAAAtaatcattttatattttttgaattcttaaaaaaaaaacttaaattatatttatttttattatattcaaaaatagtgtaatattttatattttcactAACCAAATCGCTTATACGATGAAAGGTAAACCCATTTTTGGTCAAATGAGATATCTACCTAACTTAATTTGTTGACGATAGTAAAGTGCGAaaagaaacgagattaaatattttactttcataaatatataaatcataatataattcttaaaaGTATAAAGATcgtactaaaaataactaattacatgaggtaatatataattagtccaagGAAGAAAGAGATCATGGGGTTAAAACTCAAACATTattacactatatatatatatatatatatatgtatatatgtatgtatatatatatatatgtatatatgtatgtatatatatatgtatatatgtatatatgtatgtatatatatatatatgtatatatgtatatatacatatgtatatatgtatatatacatatatatacatatatatatatatacatatatatatatatatacatatatatatatatatatattctatcatTATCATTTTATAATATATGATAAGATTACATTTTCTAAGATATACCCGACTATTTAATCGAGACGGATAGAAAAATAAACACTTTATCAAGTGGAAGCTTTGTTAATAATCCTATTGATTCAGAAAAGTATTTATTTTAATGTATTAAAgctttatttttttagattatactttttttctgaaaaatgtggttttttttaatatgttagaCTTATTATATTGGATCCACATAttgtatcaaaaaaagaaaacagatTAGAAAAAATTAATTCTTAATAAAAATGTTATATGTTTTTAAATGTATTTAAGAAGATTATGATATTTGGATACGGCTAGAACTCATTTGGTATGCAGATCGTAAAATTTATGGATAGAAACGAATATATCTCCATCATTATTCACATTTGAAAGATATTAATTCCTACAACATTTAATAGACAATCCATGTGATGAAAGAAATAGTACTACCAATAGAGTaaataaaatcctaaaatttAAATACATTAATTAATAGCTCAAGAAAAGAACCGAGAAAGAATACTATTTCTTCTTTTCATCTCTCCCTTTTTCCTCCGTTAGATTTAAAgtcatatttctataaaaaaccaaaaaaatttctcaaaattatTCATTAAAATAAAGAAGAAAGGGCAACATTTTTTAACTGATAGCTTGGAAAGTCCAAATATCTTCTCTTGTGCTTGAATAAATTACATGtgtaaataaaaaatgaataaattaTGCTATGTATCATTcttttattctagtaataataataataataataataataataataataataataataataataataataataatattaatattaatattaataatgagCTTTTTGACTTATTTGTCATGAATTTTTATCTCTTTTATTAGAGCTAATAGAAGGGTATAAACTAGCAGAAATCATGTTTATAAATGATTAGGTGACACACTATTATATAGTTGTCAAATTGATCAATAAAATAGGAATCAATCTCtaaaagaattatacaataggAAGTAACAGATCCATAAATTAGGAGTACATTTGGAGATGGTGAACAAAGTGATAGAGATAAGAACAGACTGCTATGAGCCAAACATGATTAGGATGACTATTTTTATGGTAGACATTGTAGATTCAATATTAGGAAGCATCCACTCATCCTCTCAAAGCTTGGACTGGGTAAGCAAGCCAATGGACAACCTTTGTCTCcacagttcttcatgttcttttccTTTAATATTTCTCAGCTCTCAGCAGACATGCTGTTGACTTTGTGCGCACACagaataatatatacatatatatatatatatatatatatatatatatatatatatatatatatatatatatatatatatatatatcattgtatAGAAATTGTCGAGACAGACAAATAGTTGTAACTTGTACACCACAGCAGCCACTGAATTAAGGAATTCTTTGATGGTATACATAGGAAAAAAGACTTCAATTCCTATGTATATGCACAAAGGTTGGACACCATATACAGACATTGTGGTATATCAATACATAGAATGCAGTACAAATTTGTGAAGATTTACTATAGTTGTAATAGCCATATTATGTCAATTTTCCCATAATCATGCTACCATGATATTCCAATTTAATTGCTCTTTAATAATGGGGATTTCTTAATGGAAGTTGCAACATTCAAATTACAAGGAAAAGAATGTTGTCATCCTTCAACTTTTTCCTGTCCTTTAAAAATAGGATTTTTGTTCTAGTTTGAGCCTAAGATTTTTTATGGACATTGGCGTAGACTTAATGGTCAAGTCAAATAACCTAATCACCGCAGTGTGTACATtaaagaatatgagaggcaaactTCACAAGACCACCTATAAGTAAACACCCCTTGCTTACAGTctcgaagtagagggagaaggaaggaaggaagggatAGGAGATGATCCATTGGATCGGTAAGTTAAGCTTCATCCTTCTCGGCGTGGCTTCGGCCACGCTTGTCGCGGATCTCTTGCTCCCTTGCTTTCTGGATTTCTTCCTCTCCCTGCGCCACCTCTGGATCATCTCCCAGTTCATCGTCTTCTTCATCTGGAAGCTCTCCAGCACCGGCGACGCCGACGAGTCTCTTGAGTTATCTTTACTTCGTCCTCTTGCTGCTGACTCGCCGGAGACGTGGGGTGACGTCCCTTCCGCCGACTACTTCACCTCCTTTCCTTCTCGAGCTGGTTCGCGTGAACCCGAGCCGTTGCCGCCGGAGGTCACAAAGGAGATGGTGGAGCCTAGACAGCAATACCACCGTGAGGAGGCTGCACCGTTGGTGGTGAAAGAGGAGGACATGgggtggaggagaagggaagtgCTCGTGGTCCACCACGACGAGCTGTTCCAGCGAGCGGAGGCGTTCATCAAGAAGCACCACGACAGCCTCCGGCTCCAGCCGCATGAGGAGTACCCGCAGCAACGCCAACGCTTGGCGATGCTTCCTTGGTCTTCCTAGCAGTCGATCTCCCACTTAGCTTACGTTTCTCTTCTCGATTCATTCGTGAACTGGTAACACAGTCGCAGTGGTGGTGTCCATGTTGTGTGTACATATATGGCTTCATGTACATGAGATCATCATGGTGTAAAGAAGAAGCTGCAAGTCTTCACTGTGTGATCCTTCTCCTTGTAACACTCGTTAGCAAAGAACAATAAACTCAGTTGGGCTCAGAATGTTTCTTGCTGTTCCAAAGAGTTTTGGCGAGGTTACCACATCTTCCATATGGTAAAACTGCATTGACATTATCCAAAATGATTCCATGCAATTTATAGCGTTGACTCTGGAACATATATCAGatcttctgcattcatgatatcacaTGGGCTAATTAAAAGTTGGAGTAGGTGGTGTTAGCTGCTGAATTAGTCAACTCTCTCAAGGGAGATGGGTCACAATATGTAGCTCATCTGCAACTAAGCATATGAATCGATGCGTGACCTCATCAGATATATCCTTCTTCAGATATGAACTGAAATAAGACTCCATGATTCCTCTTACTGCATGTAAGCAGCTTACTCGATGCACGACCTCATCAACTTTGTCCTTCCTGCTTGCTGAATCAtgttcttctttttcttcggAGTTGAATTGACTGCAAAAAAAGACTAGTGTTTTCTTCTTGCAGCCTTTTGCTTCCGTTGGCTTTTAGTAGGTCACCTGCAAGTAAGCATCTTACTCGATGAATGGAATCCATTGACGATGACCAACAAATCCTGCTGTTCCAACGCGTAAACGAAGACATTGTTAACTACGAGAGTGGGTGCCATGGAAATCAAATGCCAACTTCGTGAAAGAAGACTTTGAAGCCTTGGTCAATGAAGAAGCTATAGGTCGAACGAGTTGTTGGATCCTGGTCATCATGTCACCTCGAGTCAACATGAAGCGCGTATTGAAAAAGTCCTTGAAGCTTATACTAGATTGAACGAAGGACTCGGAAGTCAAGAAGAGAGGCCTGTAAATGACAAATAAGATAATGATCAAAGTAAGAAATTTGTTGGAGAGACTTCTCAAGCTCATGTTGCCATCTTAAAGTGCGATGAATGTTCTTGTGCCATCAATGATTGTATAACTTCAAGAAATAGCTTATCTCTGAGGCAGCATAAGTTCTCTTTTTTTGCTTTCTAAAGCATAATATAAACTAGATTACATTAATTGCATGATACATCCATTACTCTGCTCATCAGAGCTCAAAACAATGTGGTAAAGGCTGTTTGGGTGGATGATCATGGAACTTGATGTAACAGTGGGGTGTTTCAGACTACCTAATTATGCTCATCCAATAGACGAAAAAGAAAGCAATAAACTACTTCTTTAATCATGGTGTCACGAATCATAACAATCGTAATGAATCATAATGTGCCAATTGTTTAAGATCAACCATATCGAATGTAATCCACCGTTTAATAAAATAGATTCATGCAATTGAAATCTAATAAAGTTTCTCATTGG belongs to Musa acuminata AAA Group cultivar baxijiao chromosome BXJ3-5, Cavendish_Baxijiao_AAA, whole genome shotgun sequence and includes:
- the LOC103985761 gene encoding E3 ubiquitin-protein ligase RING1-like; translated protein: MSSAGATGSSSAAAPVTAEKRYLCHQCNRTFTAAGTRLACAHCHGDFVEEFDLPDRNPNPAPHPGRYFRSSFDDVDALPAFPSLLSAFVDLAAAAAAAAVNVENPSVDASADPLSSFSAPSLRDLVQAVSFGGAAGSGGRGRHFMGNIGDYFVGPGLDQLIQRLSENDPNQYGTPPASKAAVESLPDVKITEGLLASDEAQCSVCMDLFEMDAVAKQMPCNHVYHKECILPWLGLHNSCPVCRYELPTDDPDYERHRTPRSNAVNPGGGLTTGAVAGEVDGNLPVRTSERSSDDHGYPASGTH